A window of Neochlamydia sp. AcF84 contains these coding sequences:
- a CDS encoding SWIB/MDM2 domain-containing protein, producing the protein MMTKKNSAFMKPVQVSPELAEIVGQGSMPRTEITKKVWEYIKKHNLQDAQNKRNINPDAKLAKVLGSQSIDMFKMTSKLSKHIKEPEAANS; encoded by the coding sequence ATGATGACAAAAAAAAATTCGGCCTTTATGAAACCCGTACAGGTGAGCCCTGAATTGGCAGAAATCGTCGGACAAGGCTCTATGCCGCGTACGGAGATCACAAAAAAAGTGTGGGAATATATTAAAAAACATAACCTTCAAGACGCTCAAAATAAAAGAAACATCAATCCCGATGCTAAATTAGCTAAGGTTCTTGGAAGTCAGAGTATTGATATGTTTAAAATGACAAGCAAGCTTTCCAAGCATATTAAAGAGCCAGAAGCAGCTAATTCTTAA